A single window of Ovis canadensis isolate MfBH-ARS-UI-01 breed Bighorn chromosome 17, ARS-UI_OviCan_v2, whole genome shotgun sequence DNA harbors:
- the UCP1 gene encoding mitochondrial brown fat uncoupling protein 1 — MVGHAATDVPPTMAVKIFSAGVAACVADVITFPLDTAKVRLQIQGECLTSSAFRYKGVLGTIITLAKTEGPMKLYSGLPAGLQRQISFASLRIGLYDTVQEFFTTGKEASLGSKISAGLTTGGVAVFIGQPTEVVKVRLQAQSHLHGPKPRYTGTYNAYRIIATTEGLTGLWKGTTPNLTRNVIINCTELVTYDLMKEALVKNKLLADDVPCHFVSAVVAGFCTTVLSSPVDVVKTRFVNSSPGQYTSVPNCAMMMLTREGPSAFFKGFVPSFLRLGSWNIIMFVCFEQLKRELMKSRQAMDCAT; from the exons ATGGTGGGACACGCAGCGACAGACGTGCCCCCTACCATGGCAGTCAAGATCTTCTCGGCGGGGGTGGCGGCCTGCGTGGCTGACGTAATCACCTTCCCGCTGGACACCGCCAAAGTCCGGCTACAG ATCCAGGGCGAATGCCTGACCTCCAGTGCCTTTAGGTATAAAGGTGTCCTGGGAACAATCATCACTCTGGCAAAAACAGAAGGGCCCATGAAACTCTACAGCGGGCTGCCTGCTGGTCTCCAGAGACAAATAAGCTTTGCTTCTCTTAGGATCGGCCTCTATGATACTGTCCAGGAGTTCTTCACCACAGGGAAAGAAG CTAGTTTAGGAAGCAAGATCTCAGCGGGCCTAACGACTGGAGGCGTGGCCGTGTTCATTGGGCAACCCACAGAGGTGGTCAAGGTCAGACTGCAAGCACAGAGCCATCTCCACGGTCCCAAACCTCGATACACTGGGACTTACAATGCTTACAGGATTATAGCAACAACAGAAGGCTTGACGGGGCTTTGGAAAG GGACTACTCCCAATCTGACAAGAAATGTCATCATCAACTGTACAGAGCTCGTAACGTATGACCTAATGAAGGAGGCCCTTGTGAAAAACAAACTATTAGCAG ACGACGTGCCCTGCCACTTCGTGTCCGCTGTTGTTGCTGGATTCTGCACAACGGTTCTGTCCTCGCCAGTGGATGTGGTGAAAACCCGATTTGTTAACTCTTCACCAGGACAGTACACAAGTGTGCCCAACTGCGCAATGATGATGCTCACTAGGGAAGGGCCGTCAGCTTTTTTCAAAGG ATTTGTACCTTCCTTCTTGCGACTGGGATCCTGGAACATCATCATGTTTGTGTGCTTCGAACAGCTGAAGCGAGAATTGATGAAGTCGAGGCAGGCCATGGACTGTGCGACCTAG